GCAGCATCAGCCTGATCATAAATCTGTCCGCTCTCGAATGATGATATATCTTGCCTGTACAAGCTGTATGGGCTTGTTCTGCCTGTTACAGTGACTGATCCTTTGTATAGTTTTAGAGTCACAGATCCTGTTGTGGTCTCTGTAATTTTCTTCATAAATTCATCCATTGATTCGCGGAGTGGATCGAACCACCTTCCTGCGTAAACTAGCTCTGCATATTTTAAGGCAAGTTGATCTTTCACCTGAATTGTCTCACGGTCAAGTGTTAAAGATTCTAGCTCTCTAACAGCAGAGAAGAGGATGGTTCCACCAGGCGTCTCATATACACCACGGCTTTTCATTCCCACGAGACGGTTCTCAACCATATCGATTCGGCCTATTCCATGTCTCCCACCAGTTTCATTGAGCTGTGAGAGGAGTGATGCTGGAGAGAGCTCTTTCCCATTTACTGAGACGGGGATTCCGGAAACTATTCCAATTTCAACGTATCTGAAATGCATAAGAAGTGCAAACCATATCACATGATTATAActgggaaagaaaagagaaaagactaGCCTATGGTGATACTGAAGAACAAATTAGGACACACGGACAAGCAATGATAGCTTACTCAGGCTGGTCGGGTGCATCTTCAGGGTCAACTGACATCATGTACATATCCTTCGTTGGTTCATTCGCTGGATCTTCCAGAATATCTCCCTTTTATGACACAGATCAAAGAAAAGATTGAAGTTCAGATAACAGGACGGATGAGGTTTTCTTCATTTGGACACAATTTCAAGCCAGGGAGGTGTCTACTAGAGCGGCAAATAAGAAAATTCAACGAGTTTATAGAACAAACAAATCATCCATGTGAGAGGTCAAAGGAAGCCTCACAAAAAGTGGAGCATGTTGTTCCATCCGACGCAAGCGGGAGAAAATCGGATTAATACCCCAGTAGTAGTCCTAGGTGTAAATGAAATAATTCACTTAAAAAGAAAGTATACCTCATGACTAAGGTGCCACAGGTTCCGGTCTCTGCTGTAGATAGATTTTTTGGTCACTGGAATAGGTATATTGTGTTTCTTAGCATACTCGATAGCATCTTCGCGTCCTGTAATTTCCCACTCTCTCCATGGAGCTACAACGTTGAGTTCGGGATTCAGGGCAAAAAAGGTGAGTTCAAACCGGACCTGCGGGATAAAGTTGCAAGGTAAGACAAAGAAGAACATGAGAATATAGAGAGTATTCCAAAAATGTCATGTGCTAGACATACCTGATCATTTCCCTTCCCTGTGCACCCATGTGAAACAGCATCAGCTCCAACTTCTTTAGCGACATCAACCATGGCCTACAAAGTAGATGTATTGAAAACTTACTTTAGGTGTTCCACATTAAAATACATATGATTGTATGAATGGAATCAAAAAATAAAGCATCACAAAGATTGTCAAAAAATTTACCGAACCACCCAGTCAACCACTGGAAAGAGCATCCTAGTATGAACGGATAAGTTTCTCATGATGTTAACTAACTAAAGTAAAATTCATGGAAAAGGGGCCAAAATAGGTGCCACCTTGATAGTGTAAGATAACCAACCACTAGAAAAGCAGATGACACAGATTCACCCAAGGGGCTTAAATAGATTCGGAATCACTTCAAAGAAGAACTTTATGTATGAACCTTATTGAGGATCTGGATTTATAGTAAAAAAAGCGCAGAATACAAGACGAACCTTGGCAATAACAGGGCGCGCCATAGAAGTTCCCAGCAAATACTTCCTTTCGTAGATGGCACCAGCTCGCAAGCAAGGAAAAATGTAATCTTTGACAAACTCTTCCTGTAAATCCTTGACAACTAACTGGCAAGCTCCACTTGCTTTAGCTTTTGCTTCCAATCCATCCAACTCCTTGATACCCTGCGACAATTAAGGACCAGAAGTAAGTAACGAAAAATAACCAACAGAAAGAAAGTTGTTGCTCTTTATAACAAGTTCATGTATGGTATCACTGTAAGAATCACAATAAAACTAATATTTATACTGAACTTGAGCATAACATAATAACCTAAGAGTTACATTTATTCTCATAACATACTTGTCCAACATCGGCAGTGAAGCAAACAACTTCGCAACCATAATTCTCCCTGCAATGGGGATTGATAGAAAAATAAGAACTATGAGAAATATCCAAAACGACAATAGAAACCAGAAACAACTGAACCTACAATCCATATCCCCGAACACCTTTGCCAAAGGAACCACGACATTCATATACAACAGATACACTTCATACAACAAAATGCAGCCGTAAATCACTCAACAAAATTACCTTAGCCACGGGACAATAACTGAGGTATCCAAACCACCGCTATAAGCTAAAACCACTTTATTCAACTTTCCACGCAGACCACCACCAGTCTTTGGAGACACAGAAACTTTTTCACTCGCTGCAACCGCCTGAATAACTGCATGAAGGGGATACCAAAACAAAAAgaatcaaaatcatattcaaaaGACCCCCTTAAGCTGAATTTTCAAAAGCTTGCCCAAAGGGCGGCGGTTTTCTCAAAGTGGCTACTACTAATACACCTACATTGCCCCAATGTTAATCAGATATGAACAGAATCCTTGAATTTTAacactgaaaaaaaaaaacaaaaaatactgACCAGCTAAAATCAAGCTACAGTGAATGAATACCTTTGTTATTGGAAGCTCGAGTGAGGTTAAGATTGTTGTGAACTAGGGCATTCCCGTTAAACCCACTTGACACTGATGAAAACTTGTTCGAGTAGCATATTTGATTACGACCTAAAGCTGATTCTGTAATCagttaagaaaacaaaaatctaattaAATCCAAGAAACAAAAATGTCTTAATTGGTTTCAGAAAAATGCTAAGCTTTTCAATTGAAGAAAAAgctgattttttttatttggtacCTGGTTTGTTAGCCCCATTGAAGACGAAATTcgtagaggaagaagatgaaataGCACGTAACTGAGCCATGAGTTAGCACAGTCTGTCTCGCAGCAGGCAGAAGATAAGaagagttttagggtttcttaactctttcttctttctttcttatcaCTGGACAAAAAGGAGGGGATGGGGAGCGAATAGTGGTAGAGTTTTAATTTTTGGGAACTCAGCGACTCGTGAGTGCTTTATTTTTGGGGCCTCAGACTATAAGGGCTACTCGTTCGTTCGAAAGAGAGTATGAAAGTTTTCACCATATGGCTAATGAAATGCCGTgcgaagaaaagagaaagaaaaatggcAAATCAATTACCGGGTAAATCTTAGGTaatttttgtttgcttttttgAAGAGGAAgattaaattaaagaaaaaataaaatgaaaagagTATAAGCCTACGAATAACACATCATGAATTACATATGAATGGATGTATCTCAATGAAAAAAAACTTGATTTatagaaataaatctaaaaacatccaTATCTGAAAGCCACGCGACAATTGTCTGCTTGATATGCTTCCTCAACCTCCATAAATCTGCCTCCAAAAACCCTTCGATTCCATACAAATGTCATAACATAACTCACCTTCCACCAAACCTCCTTACAACTGCCTTGTAGattatttagtttccaagtttcttgtccaaaaattagtttatagtCTATACATGCTCACGGGCATGTATAAATGcatgaaaacttaaaagtacctcgtccaaaaatttgatcttgtttaacCATCACCATAGACGTCCAGAAGTATCGAAAAACTCAAAAGC
The nucleotide sequence above comes from Papaver somniferum cultivar HN1 chromosome 8, ASM357369v1, whole genome shotgun sequence. Encoded proteins:
- the LOC113304656 gene encoding argininosuccinate synthase, chloroplastic-like — encoded protein: MAQLRAISSSSSTNFVFNGANKPESALGRNQICYSNKFSSVSSGFNGNALVHNNLNLTRASNNKVIQAVAASEKVSVSPKTGGGLRGKLNKVVLAYSGGLDTSVIVPWLRENYGCEVVCFTADVGQGIKELDGLEAKAKASGACQLVVKDLQEEFVKDYIFPCLRAGAIYERKYLLGTSMARPVIAKAMVDVAKEVGADAVSHGCTGKGNDQVRFELTFFALNPELNVVAPWREWEITGREDAIEYAKKHNIPIPVTKKSIYSRDRNLWHLSHEGDILEDPANEPTKDMYMMSVDPEDAPDQPEYVEIGIVSGIPVSVNGKELSPASLLSQLNETGGRHGIGRIDMVENRLVGMKSRGVYETPGGTILFSAVRELESLTLDRETIQVKDQLALKYAELVYAGRWFDPLRESMDEFMKKITETTTGSVTLKLYKGSVTVTGRTSPYSLYRQDISSFESGQIYDQADAAGFIKLYGLPMRVRAMLEKGI